AAAATAAACATAAAAAATAAATACCACTCCAGGAATTGCCCCGATGAGTGTTCAAATCAAATTTCAGGTTAGCATTCCGCCGTTTCGTTGGGACGAAGCTGGAGGTATTCGTATCGGTAACAGCCGCGTTACTCTCGATAGCTTGCTAGCCACATACCATAACGGCGCTACACCTGAAGAAATTGCTGTTCAGTATTCCGTTCTCAGTTTAGGGGAAATATACGCAGCAATCGCATATTATCTCACCCATCGCCAAGAAATCGACAATTACCTAGAGCAACGTCGCCAAAAAGCTCAACAACAGCGAAACCAATTTGAAAAACAGTATAACTTAGCTAATTTAAGGCAGCGATTGGGCGATCGCTATCAAGCTCAAGGAGCATAGCCAGTGCGTTTTTTGACTGACGAGAACTTCAATGGCTCGATATTGCGTGGCTTGATTAGACGTTTACCTGAATTAGACATTGTTCGTGTCCAAGATGTAGGTCTAATTCATGCTGATGATTCTACTATCTTAGAGTGGGCAGCCAATGAAGAACGCATCTTGCTTACTCATGATGTAGCAACGATTACTTTATATGCTTATGAGCGAATCAACAAAGGTTTGTCTATACCTGGAGTTGTGGAAGTGATTGCAACGGCTCCTATAGGACAGGTAATTGATGACTTGTATTTATTCGTTAGTTGCAGTAATCCTGGCGAATATGAAGGACAGATTCTTTTCATTCCCTTTTCTTAGCGCGTAGGGTCTGCACCATACGCGCACAAGGTTTATGGTACGTCAGAAAATTAATTAGTGATATGACGGATAAAAAACCATTAATTACAGGTAAAACTAAACTTTTAGGGGTGATTGGATATCCGGTGGAACACTCGCTGTCCCCAGTGATGCATAATGCCGCGATCGCCCAGTTAGGAT
The Gloeotrichia echinulata CP02 DNA segment above includes these coding regions:
- a CDS encoding DUF433 domain-containing protein, giving the protein MSVQIKFQVSIPPFRWDEAGGIRIGNSRVTLDSLLATYHNGATPEEIAVQYSVLSLGEIYAAIAYYLTHRQEIDNYLEQRRQKAQQQRNQFEKQYNLANLRQRLGDRYQAQGA
- a CDS encoding DUF5615 family PIN-like protein, which gives rise to MRFLTDENFNGSILRGLIRRLPELDIVRVQDVGLIHADDSTILEWAANEERILLTHDVATITLYAYERINKGLSIPGVVEVIATAPIGQVIDDLYLFVSCSNPGEYEGQILFIPFS